A part of Capsicum annuum cultivar UCD-10X-F1 chromosome 6, UCD10Xv1.1, whole genome shotgun sequence genomic DNA contains:
- the LOC107875711 gene encoding beta-glucosidase BoGH3B-like isoform X1 — protein MGKFAVTMMSFLVLCVCTEAVYMKYKDPKQPLNVRIRDLMNRMSLEEKIGQMTQIERHVASPQIMKKYFIGSVLSGGGSVPVQKATAADWVRMVNGMQKGSLSTRLGIPMIYGIDAIHGHNNVYKATIFPHNVGLGVTRDPQLVKRIGAATALEVRATGIPYTFAPCIAVCRDPRWGRCYESYSEDHRIVQTMTEIIPGLQGDVPANSPKGVPFVAGNDMVVHLMCSRTKVAACAKHFVGDGGTTKGIDQNNTVISVNGLFDIHIPAYIDSVLKGVSTIMVSYSSWNGMRMHANRALITGFLKGKLKFRGFVISDWEAIDKITEPPHANYSYSIQAAVLAGLDMIMGQENLTEFLDDLASLVRKNIIPMSRIDDAVKRILRVKFVMGLFENPLADLSLANQLGSQEHRELAREAVRKSLVLLKNGKIASQPLLPLPKKATKILVAGSHADNLGYQCGGWTMSWQGIGGNDLTTGTTILNAVKNTVHPSTQVVYHDNPDMNFVKSNHFSYAIVVVGETPYAEMFGDSANLTIAQPGPSTIRNVCGVVKCLVIVISGRPVVIDPYLANIDALVAAWLPGSEGQGVADVLFGDYGFTGKLARTWFKSVDQLPMNVGDPHYDPLFPFGFGLTTQPVKN, from the exons ATGGGGAAATTTGCAGTAACAATGATGAGTTTTCTGGTTTTGTGCGTATGTACTGAAGCAGTTTACATGAAGTACAAGGACCCAAAACAGCCATTGAATGTTAGAATaagagacttgatgaatagaatgAGTCTTGAAGAAAAAATTGGTCAGATGACTCAGATTGAAAGACACGTTGCTTCACCTCAAATCATGAAGAAGTACTTCATTG GGAGTGTACTGAGTGGTGGAGGAAGTGTACCAGTTCAAAAGGCTACTGCTGCCGACTGGGTGAGGATGGTAAACGGGATGCAGAAGGGTTCCCTTTCCACGCGCCTTGGTATTCCCATGATTTATGGAATTGATGCAATCCATGGCCACAACAATGTCTACAAAGCAACAATTTTTCCACACAATGTTGGCCTTGGAGTTACGAG AGACCCACAGCTTGTGAAGCGGATTGGGGCCGCGACTGCCCTTGAAGTCAGAGCGACAGGAATCCCTTACACTTTTGCACCATGCATCGCA GTCTGCCGGGATCCAAGATGGGGTCGGTGCTACGAAAGCTACAGTGAAGATCATAGAATTGTTCAAACAATGACTGAGATCATTCCTGGTTTACAAGGAGATGTTCCAGCTAACTCCCCCAAGGGTGTTCCGTTTGTCGCAGGAAA TGACATGGTTGTGCATCTAATGTGCTCAAGGACAAAAGTAGCAGCCTGTGCGAAGCACTTTGTGGGCGATGGTGGCACTACCAAGGGCATTGATCAAAATAACACTGTTATCAGTGTGAATGGGCTATTTGACATCCACATCCCTGCCTATATTGATTCCGTTTTAAAGGGAGTTTCCACAATTATGGTCTCTTACTCAAGCTGGAATGGCATGAGGATGCATGCAAACCGAGCTCTAATCACTGGCTTTCTCAAGGGAAAGCTCAAGTTCAGA GGTTTTGTCATATCAGATTGGGAGGCAATTGACAAGATTACTGAACCACCTCATGCAAATTACTCATACTCTATTCAAGCTGCAGTTCTTGCTGGACTCGACATG ATTATGGGTCAGGAAAACTTGACTGAATTTCTTGATGATCTGGCTTCCCTAGTAAGGAAAAATATCATTCCCATGAGCAGGATAGATGATGCAGTTAAGAGAATATTAAGAGTTAAGTTTGTCATGGGTCTCTTCGAGAACCCGTTGGCTGATCTCAGCTTAGCAAACCAACTAGGAAGCCAG GAGCACAGGGAGTTAGCAAGAGAAGCAGTAAGAAAATCACTTGTACTATTGAAGAATGGAAAAATTGCTAGCCAGCCATTACTTCCCCTTCCAAAAAAAGCGACAAAGATACTTGTTGCTGGCAGTCACGCCGACAATTTGGGTTACCAGTGTGGAGGCTGGACTATGAGTTGGCAGGGAATTGGAGGCAATGATCTTACCACAG GAACCACCATTTTAAATGCTGTGAAAAATACAGTCCATCCATCTACACAAGTGGTCTACCACGACAATCCAGACATGAACTTTGTAAAGTCCAACCACTTCTCCTATGCCATTGTTGTCGTTGGTGAGACTCCCTACGCAGAGATGTTTGGCGATAGTGCAAATCTTACAATAGCTCAACCTGGTCCGAGCACCATCCGCAATGTCTGCGGGGTTGTGAAGTGTCTGGTAATTGTCATCTCTGGGCGTCCTGTTGTGATTGATCCGTATCTTGCCAACATAGACGCCCTCGTGGCTGCTTGGCTCCCGGGAAGTGAAGGCCAAGGTGTTGCTGATGTTTTGTTTGGTGACTATGGATTCACAGGCAAACTCGCGCGCACTTGGTTCAAGTCGGTTGATCAACTGCCCATGAATGTTGGTGATCCACATTATGATCCTTTGTTTCCTTTTGGATTTGGTCTCACTACTCAGCCTGTCAAGAACTAA
- the LOC107875711 gene encoding beta-glucosidase BoGH3B-like isoform X2: protein MGKFAVTMMSFLVLCVCTEAVYMKYKDPKQPLNVRIRDLMNRMSLEEKIGQMTQIERHVASPQIMKKYFIGSVLSGGGSVPVQKATAADWVRMVNGMQKGSLSTRLGIPMIYGIDAIHGHNNVYKATIFPHNVGLGVTRDPQLVKRIGAATALEVRATGIPYTFAPCIAVCRDPRWGRCYESYSEDHRIVQTMTEIIPGLQGDVPANSPKGVPFVAGKTKVAACAKHFVGDGGTTKGIDQNNTVISVNGLFDIHIPAYIDSVLKGVSTIMVSYSSWNGMRMHANRALITGFLKGKLKFRGFVISDWEAIDKITEPPHANYSYSIQAAVLAGLDMIMGQENLTEFLDDLASLVRKNIIPMSRIDDAVKRILRVKFVMGLFENPLADLSLANQLGSQEHRELAREAVRKSLVLLKNGKIASQPLLPLPKKATKILVAGSHADNLGYQCGGWTMSWQGIGGNDLTTGTTILNAVKNTVHPSTQVVYHDNPDMNFVKSNHFSYAIVVVGETPYAEMFGDSANLTIAQPGPSTIRNVCGVVKCLVIVISGRPVVIDPYLANIDALVAAWLPGSEGQGVADVLFGDYGFTGKLARTWFKSVDQLPMNVGDPHYDPLFPFGFGLTTQPVKN, encoded by the exons ATGGGGAAATTTGCAGTAACAATGATGAGTTTTCTGGTTTTGTGCGTATGTACTGAAGCAGTTTACATGAAGTACAAGGACCCAAAACAGCCATTGAATGTTAGAATaagagacttgatgaatagaatgAGTCTTGAAGAAAAAATTGGTCAGATGACTCAGATTGAAAGACACGTTGCTTCACCTCAAATCATGAAGAAGTACTTCATTG GGAGTGTACTGAGTGGTGGAGGAAGTGTACCAGTTCAAAAGGCTACTGCTGCCGACTGGGTGAGGATGGTAAACGGGATGCAGAAGGGTTCCCTTTCCACGCGCCTTGGTATTCCCATGATTTATGGAATTGATGCAATCCATGGCCACAACAATGTCTACAAAGCAACAATTTTTCCACACAATGTTGGCCTTGGAGTTACGAG AGACCCACAGCTTGTGAAGCGGATTGGGGCCGCGACTGCCCTTGAAGTCAGAGCGACAGGAATCCCTTACACTTTTGCACCATGCATCGCA GTCTGCCGGGATCCAAGATGGGGTCGGTGCTACGAAAGCTACAGTGAAGATCATAGAATTGTTCAAACAATGACTGAGATCATTCCTGGTTTACAAGGAGATGTTCCAGCTAACTCCCCCAAGGGTGTTCCGTTTGTCGCAGGAAA GACAAAAGTAGCAGCCTGTGCGAAGCACTTTGTGGGCGATGGTGGCACTACCAAGGGCATTGATCAAAATAACACTGTTATCAGTGTGAATGGGCTATTTGACATCCACATCCCTGCCTATATTGATTCCGTTTTAAAGGGAGTTTCCACAATTATGGTCTCTTACTCAAGCTGGAATGGCATGAGGATGCATGCAAACCGAGCTCTAATCACTGGCTTTCTCAAGGGAAAGCTCAAGTTCAGA GGTTTTGTCATATCAGATTGGGAGGCAATTGACAAGATTACTGAACCACCTCATGCAAATTACTCATACTCTATTCAAGCTGCAGTTCTTGCTGGACTCGACATG ATTATGGGTCAGGAAAACTTGACTGAATTTCTTGATGATCTGGCTTCCCTAGTAAGGAAAAATATCATTCCCATGAGCAGGATAGATGATGCAGTTAAGAGAATATTAAGAGTTAAGTTTGTCATGGGTCTCTTCGAGAACCCGTTGGCTGATCTCAGCTTAGCAAACCAACTAGGAAGCCAG GAGCACAGGGAGTTAGCAAGAGAAGCAGTAAGAAAATCACTTGTACTATTGAAGAATGGAAAAATTGCTAGCCAGCCATTACTTCCCCTTCCAAAAAAAGCGACAAAGATACTTGTTGCTGGCAGTCACGCCGACAATTTGGGTTACCAGTGTGGAGGCTGGACTATGAGTTGGCAGGGAATTGGAGGCAATGATCTTACCACAG GAACCACCATTTTAAATGCTGTGAAAAATACAGTCCATCCATCTACACAAGTGGTCTACCACGACAATCCAGACATGAACTTTGTAAAGTCCAACCACTTCTCCTATGCCATTGTTGTCGTTGGTGAGACTCCCTACGCAGAGATGTTTGGCGATAGTGCAAATCTTACAATAGCTCAACCTGGTCCGAGCACCATCCGCAATGTCTGCGGGGTTGTGAAGTGTCTGGTAATTGTCATCTCTGGGCGTCCTGTTGTGATTGATCCGTATCTTGCCAACATAGACGCCCTCGTGGCTGCTTGGCTCCCGGGAAGTGAAGGCCAAGGTGTTGCTGATGTTTTGTTTGGTGACTATGGATTCACAGGCAAACTCGCGCGCACTTGGTTCAAGTCGGTTGATCAACTGCCCATGAATGTTGGTGATCCACATTATGATCCTTTGTTTCCTTTTGGATTTGGTCTCACTACTCAGCCTGTCAAGAACTAA